In Bacteroidia bacterium, the following are encoded in one genomic region:
- a CDS encoding demethoxyubiquinone hydroxylase family protein, translating into MSTDIRRKTTRIIRDLHARESMRLGWYRSFIRKDGQTLRKLRERKSKHQAFLKDLLRKRNLKPAWYANLFYYIGSLLGWITSILPEKWAFRIERTLEWWILMRYKKYLEKLRLYADLRTMIEAVQLQKIGHNEPAPDVLDCLQNSIKEEEKLLQNAIPKT; encoded by the coding sequence ATGAGTACAGATATCCGCAGAAAGACTACAAGAATAATCAGAGATCTGCATGCAAGGGAATCTATGCGTTTAGGGTGGTATCGTTCTTTTATCCGAAAAGACGGGCAAACTTTACGAAAATTGAGAGAAAGAAAATCAAAACATCAAGCTTTTCTCAAAGATTTGCTGCGAAAAAGAAATTTAAAGCCTGCTTGGTATGCAAACCTATTCTACTATATAGGTAGTCTTTTAGGTTGGATAACGAGCATACTTCCTGAAAAATGGGCATTTAGAATAGAACGCACATTAGAATGGTGGATCTTGATGCGATATAAAAAATATCTTGAAAAACTCCGCCTATACGCAGATCTGCGCACTATGATAGAAGCAGTACAACTACAAAAAATTGGTCATAATGAACCTGCCCCTGATGTTTTAGATTGTTTGCAAAACTCTATTAAAGAAGAAGAGAAACTTTTACAGAATGCCATCCCAAAAACATAG
- a CDS encoding undecaprenyl/decaprenyl-phosphate alpha-N-acetylglucosaminyl 1-phosphate transferase, with the protein MRLYHYFFDFSALVVSSAILSYIINNIFVRYGISIAQEKTTHTLIRWGSRKKPALGGISFAVVLFFSTIACLVLNYYQKPDYVFTQQWIGILIATALGFAMGLYDDAYHLRPLPKFLSQLVCAIILIATGSVVKVTNVFLLDAFITIFWVVGIMNSINMLDNMDGITGSISLIAIAAMFIPVFEIQGFNTQTFTLIAVMGSLIGFLYLNWNPSKLYMGDSGSQFLGAFLSGIAIMYLWQQNHFQGSYGYMANVILPAIVFIIPIIDTTIVTFKRISRGCSPFVGGKDHITHHFVFYALTDKSTAILLASIATCSAILYNVIFFNFVYWKWYLSVFLVTYFFILLGTIFYFYQQGEHKKRIIEEQNEADNKITSHWKKKSLQGLLRKVR; encoded by the coding sequence ATGAGATTGTATCATTATTTTTTTGACTTCTCTGCTCTTGTTGTGTCATCGGCTATTCTCTCATACATAATTAACAACATTTTTGTTCGATACGGCATCAGTATAGCACAAGAAAAAACTACGCATACTCTAATACGATGGGGGTCAAGAAAAAAGCCTGCACTTGGCGGAATTTCCTTTGCTGTCGTACTTTTTTTCTCAACCATAGCCTGCTTAGTCCTGAATTACTACCAAAAGCCTGATTATGTTTTTACACAGCAATGGATAGGAATACTTATTGCTACAGCGCTAGGTTTTGCTATGGGCTTATATGATGACGCCTATCATTTGCGCCCTTTACCAAAGTTTTTAAGTCAGTTAGTCTGTGCAATCATTTTAATTGCTACGGGTTCTGTAGTAAAGGTAACTAACGTATTTTTATTAGATGCTTTTATCACAATTTTTTGGGTAGTAGGCATAATGAACTCTATTAACATGCTTGATAACATGGACGGCATCACGGGAAGCATATCTCTCATTGCAATAGCAGCTATGTTCATTCCTGTTTTTGAAATACAAGGCTTTAATACACAGACTTTTACTCTTATAGCTGTTATGGGTAGTTTAATAGGATTTTTGTACCTCAATTGGAATCCTTCAAAGTTGTACATGGGGGATAGTGGCAGTCAATTTTTAGGTGCGTTTTTATCAGGAATAGCCATTATGTATTTATGGCAACAAAATCACTTTCAGGGTAGCTACGGCTATATGGCTAATGTTATTCTACCTGCCATAGTATTTATTATACCTATTATTGATACTACCATAGTTACTTTCAAGCGAATCAGTAGAGGTTGCTCGCCGTTTGTAGGAGGTAAAGATCATATTACTCATCACTTTGTTTTTTATGCACTTACTGATAAAAGTACAGCTATCCTATTGGCGAGTATAGCTACTTGTTCTGCTATTTTATATAATGTAATTTTTTTCAACTTTGTATACTGGAAGTGGTATCTTTCCGTGTTTTTAGTAACTTATTTCTTTATCCTGCTAGGCACTATATTTTACTTCTATCAACAGGGAGAGCACAAAAAACGAATCATAGAAGAACAGAACGAAGCCGATAACAAAATTACATCTCATTGGAAAAAGAAAAGCCTACAAGGTCTACTTCGTAAAGTTAGGTAG